From one Mycolicibacterium sp. HK-90 genomic stretch:
- a CDS encoding AMP-binding protein, whose protein sequence is MKQGNPRRARLAARVHRFRVIARSIAVLRESGLSGGAADGIRQAKLVRQFGGFAAVIESAATRDPNAIAITDEWGDVTFAQLNDRVNALTRAWNSRGIGPGSVIAALCRDHRGLVTILAATGKAGAQLLLMNTGFAKPQLADVAVREKVNVLVYDEEFTDLVSAIDPGVRRFLAWTDARSTSDVEGSLEGLIAATSPAPVAAPAKPGGMTLLTSGTTGTPKGAPRGKTSPLFSAQLLDRVPRRRGQTCMLAAPMFHGTGLGQAVLSLALGNRLVLRRKFDPESTLRAVQNHRCDVLVVVPTILQRILALPKDVRDSYDTSSLKIIFVSGAVMSPDLVERTLAEFGPVLYNLYGSTELAVMTVAMPEDLQHDPRTAGRAPVGCAVRLYDSAGNEITEPGVIGRIFAGSDVSFAGYTDGRTKESIDGLQSSGDVGHFDETGRLYVDGRDDDMVICGGENVYPLEVENLINGHVDVDEAAVIGVSDEDFGQRLNAYVVPIDGATVTPDDIKDYVRANLARYKVPRDVEFLSRLPRNATGKVLRGELTGGTK, encoded by the coding sequence ATGAAGCAAGGCAATCCGCGACGCGCCCGACTAGCCGCCAGAGTCCACCGGTTTCGGGTGATCGCCCGAAGCATTGCTGTGCTCCGCGAATCGGGATTGTCCGGAGGAGCCGCCGACGGAATCCGGCAGGCGAAGCTGGTCCGTCAGTTCGGCGGATTCGCCGCCGTCATCGAGAGCGCCGCCACCCGCGACCCCAACGCCATCGCCATCACCGACGAATGGGGCGATGTCACGTTCGCCCAGCTCAACGATCGGGTGAACGCCCTGACCCGGGCCTGGAACTCCCGGGGCATCGGGCCGGGCTCGGTGATCGCGGCGCTGTGCCGGGACCACCGCGGACTCGTCACCATCCTGGCCGCGACCGGCAAGGCCGGGGCGCAGCTGCTGTTGATGAACACCGGTTTCGCCAAGCCGCAGCTCGCCGATGTCGCGGTCCGCGAGAAGGTCAATGTCCTGGTGTACGACGAGGAGTTCACCGATCTGGTGAGTGCCATCGACCCCGGGGTACGCCGGTTCCTGGCCTGGACCGACGCACGCTCGACCTCCGATGTCGAGGGTTCGCTGGAAGGCCTGATCGCCGCGACCTCGCCGGCGCCGGTGGCCGCCCCCGCCAAGCCCGGCGGCATGACCCTGCTGACCAGCGGAACCACCGGCACGCCCAAGGGCGCGCCGCGCGGCAAGACCTCTCCCCTGTTCTCGGCGCAGCTGCTGGACCGGGTGCCGCGCCGCCGCGGTCAGACCTGCATGCTCGCCGCGCCGATGTTCCACGGCACCGGTCTGGGCCAAGCCGTACTGTCACTGGCCCTCGGCAACCGCCTGGTGCTGCGCCGCAAGTTCGACCCCGAGTCGACGCTGCGCGCGGTGCAGAACCACCGCTGCGACGTACTGGTCGTGGTGCCCACGATACTGCAACGAATCCTGGCCCTGCCCAAGGATGTTCGCGACTCCTACGACACATCGTCACTCAAGATCATCTTCGTCTCGGGCGCGGTGATGTCACCCGACCTGGTCGAGCGCACACTCGCCGAGTTCGGCCCGGTGCTCTACAACCTCTACGGATCGACCGAGCTCGCGGTGATGACCGTCGCGATGCCCGAAGACCTGCAACATGATCCCCGTACCGCCGGCCGCGCGCCGGTCGGCTGCGCAGTACGACTGTACGACTCGGCGGGCAACGAGATCACCGAACCCGGTGTGATCGGCCGGATCTTCGCCGGCAGCGACGTGAGCTTCGCCGGGTACACCGACGGTCGCACCAAGGAGTCCATCGACGGACTGCAGAGCAGCGGCGACGTCGGCCACTTCGACGAGACCGGGCGCCTCTATGTGGACGGCCGCGACGACGACATGGTGATCTGCGGCGGCGAGAACGTCTACCCCCTCGAGGTCGAGAACCTCATCAATGGCCACGTCGATGTCGACGAGGCCGCTGTGATCGGAGTCAGCGACGAGGATTTCGGTCAACGGCTCAACGCCTACGTGGTACCGATCGACGGTGCCACCGTCACCCCCGACGACATCAAGGACTACGTGCGGGCGAATCTGGCCCGCTACAAGGTCCCGCGGGACGTCGAGTTCCTCAGCAGGCTCCCCCGCAACGCCACCGGCAAGGTGCTGCGCGGCGAGCTGACCGGGGGCACCAAGTGA
- a CDS encoding wax ester/triacylglycerol synthase family O-acyltransferase encodes MRRLKGEDNSFLAWESPVQPQHTIKAVVLDPSKVSEPLTFDRLKTAVQGWVDQVEPLQWQLLSPRVGFGRPWWISRPQIDIDHHIQRTTAPAPGGDEELAATIGEIFEAGLDRDRPAWQLWYVEGLAGGRVALVLKIHHAVADGTASLRLLEMLYSADPETPLPRPRPTSLLNERRPAPWVWWPLVLRHQIAALARFPSIIARTVAVTGVIRRRQKAGKPGYAEAFAAPAMPFNEPFSASRRFAYRRCDVTEIKRVSKAFGVTINDVFLSICGGALREYLAENGQLSDESMTAVVPVSMRPAETEAEWGNKVARWNVDLATHIADPVERLTAIAAATRTAREVQAERDAWLQHDWMEYWPLFWLYSRVLPILGAKFKRRPMFSLIASNMRGPQRTLYWGGAPIEQLISSGPIVFPMGLNFTGWSYRDEMAICVLTCGNQVSDPYGIADRVPQALAELSARADSAAGTGIVGDPPDRQAVSG; translated from the coding sequence ATGCGGCGTTTGAAAGGTGAGGACAACAGCTTCCTCGCATGGGAGAGCCCCGTGCAACCCCAACACACGATCAAGGCCGTGGTGCTGGATCCCAGCAAGGTTTCCGAGCCCCTCACCTTCGACCGGCTCAAGACGGCCGTCCAGGGCTGGGTCGATCAGGTCGAGCCACTGCAGTGGCAACTGCTCTCGCCGCGCGTGGGATTCGGCCGGCCGTGGTGGATCTCGCGCCCGCAGATCGACATCGACCACCACATCCAGCGGACCACGGCTCCTGCACCGGGCGGCGACGAGGAACTGGCCGCGACCATCGGCGAGATCTTCGAGGCGGGCCTGGACCGCGACCGGCCGGCCTGGCAGCTCTGGTACGTCGAGGGTCTCGCCGGCGGCCGCGTCGCGCTGGTGCTGAAGATCCACCACGCCGTCGCCGACGGCACCGCCTCGCTGCGGCTGCTGGAAATGCTCTACAGCGCGGATCCGGAGACACCGCTGCCGCGGCCGCGGCCGACATCGCTGCTGAACGAGCGGCGACCGGCACCGTGGGTCTGGTGGCCGTTGGTGCTGCGCCACCAGATCGCCGCACTGGCCCGATTCCCCAGCATCATCGCCCGCACGGTGGCGGTCACCGGCGTGATCCGGCGCCGGCAGAAGGCCGGAAAGCCCGGATACGCCGAGGCTTTCGCCGCACCCGCCATGCCGTTCAACGAACCGTTCTCGGCCAGCCGCCGGTTCGCCTACCGGCGTTGCGACGTGACCGAGATCAAAAGGGTGTCCAAAGCTTTCGGCGTCACGATCAACGACGTCTTCCTGAGCATCTGCGGTGGCGCGCTGCGCGAATACCTGGCCGAGAACGGACAGCTCAGCGACGAGAGCATGACCGCGGTGGTGCCCGTCTCGATGCGCCCGGCCGAAACCGAGGCCGAGTGGGGCAACAAGGTGGCCCGGTGGAACGTCGACCTCGCGACGCACATCGCCGACCCGGTGGAGCGCCTGACGGCGATCGCCGCGGCGACCCGTACCGCGCGTGAGGTTCAGGCCGAGCGTGATGCCTGGTTGCAGCACGACTGGATGGAGTACTGGCCGCTGTTCTGGCTGTACTCGCGAGTGCTGCCGATTCTCGGCGCCAAGTTCAAGCGCCGACCGATGTTCAGCCTCATCGCGTCGAACATGCGTGGCCCGCAGCGCACCCTGTATTGGGGCGGTGCGCCGATCGAGCAGTTGATCTCGTCGGGCCCGATCGTGTTCCCGATGGGATTGAACTTCACCGGGTGGAGCTACCGCGACGAGATGGCGATCTGCGTGCTGACCTGCGGCAACCAGGTGTCGGATCCGTACGGTATCGCTGATCGGGTGCCGCAGGCCCTGGCCGAACTGTCCGCGCGGGCCGATTCAGCGGCGGGCACCGGAATCGTCGGCGATCCCCCGGATCGTCAGGCGGTATCCGGCTAG
- a CDS encoding acyl-CoA dehydrogenase family protein, translating into MTQSVRAAVRQALPAIAEAAADVDRSGAVDPAVIAGLHDAGFFAMLRPKAFGGLEADPAEYLAVTRELSGACTSTGWLAGWLGVNTWHLSLFDVQAQRDVWGPDPRTLLCESYAPTGRLERVGDAFRLSGRWSRCTGIHHASWLMAAAVLVGDDGAAQDFLVALVPSDDYVVESSWNSVGLRGIGAHDVVVSGAVVPRYRTFGWVSGDQLGTLPPLYRLPQPTMYTHTGTVPLLGAAQNIRSALRPQARSAVDPVAIALGDLELSVRQIERNLDELMQCVRAGVTPGNDRVLRSRRDQVLAAERAVAAIRTFMSHSDGRDAEDALVERVWRDVQTAQTHVASNVEQVLALVGRYSFGMEVDDILW; encoded by the coding sequence ATGACGCAGAGTGTGCGCGCCGCGGTGCGCCAGGCACTGCCGGCGATCGCCGAGGCCGCGGCCGATGTCGACCGTAGCGGCGCCGTCGACCCCGCGGTGATCGCCGGGCTGCACGACGCGGGTTTCTTTGCGATGCTGCGGCCCAAGGCGTTCGGTGGTCTCGAGGCCGATCCCGCGGAGTACCTGGCGGTCACCCGCGAGTTGTCCGGCGCGTGCACCTCGACGGGCTGGCTGGCCGGCTGGCTGGGGGTCAACACCTGGCATCTGTCGCTGTTCGACGTGCAGGCGCAGCGCGACGTGTGGGGTCCGGATCCGCGGACTCTGCTCTGCGAGTCCTATGCCCCGACCGGCCGGCTCGAGCGGGTCGGTGATGCGTTCCGGTTGTCCGGCCGGTGGAGCCGGTGCACGGGGATCCACCATGCGTCGTGGTTGATGGCCGCGGCGGTCCTGGTCGGCGACGACGGTGCGGCCCAGGACTTCCTGGTGGCGCTGGTGCCGAGCGACGACTATGTCGTGGAATCAAGCTGGAACAGCGTGGGATTGCGCGGTATCGGCGCCCACGACGTCGTCGTCTCGGGCGCGGTGGTACCGCGGTACCGCACATTCGGCTGGGTCAGCGGTGATCAACTGGGAACGCTGCCCCCGCTGTACCGGTTGCCGCAACCGACGATGTACACCCACACCGGCACGGTGCCGTTGCTCGGCGCGGCGCAGAACATCCGTTCGGCGCTGCGGCCCCAGGCCCGCTCCGCGGTCGACCCCGTTGCCATCGCCCTCGGCGATCTCGAGCTGTCGGTCCGGCAGATCGAACGCAACCTCGACGAGCTCATGCAGTGTGTGCGTGCCGGCGTGACCCCGGGCAATGATCGCGTGCTCCGATCGCGCCGGGACCAGGTGCTGGCCGCGGAACGGGCGGTCGCGGCGATCCGGACGTTCATGTCGCACTCAGATGGGCGGGACGCCGAGGACGCCCTGGTGGAGCGGGTCTGGCGGGATGTCCAGACCGCGCAGACCCACGTCGCCAGCAATGTGGAGCAGGTGCTGGCGCTCGTCGGGCGCTATTCGTTCGGCATGGAGGTCGACGACATCCTCTGGTAG
- a CDS encoding IclR family transcriptional regulator, translating to MSSSASKSAAHAEPRDAAVSMVDRVALILNAFDEPGKHLRLDQIVSRTELPRSSTHRILKQLHSAGLLQHRRDGYTLAASPLPVTRMVDHSQLRGVASPTLSRLHADTGLVVQLGVLFGGDVIYLDKVAGRNSAVVPTRVAGQSPAHASALGKTMLAQLPAEEVDAVLGPRLTRCTRSTISDLPTLHRELARIRSRHGLAYDNEELTIGLTSVAAPLRTADGEVAGLSLTGAVPLHRLQRTAPFVIRAARHISAQLGAERDATSAATPSQATDNLLSRVLRTLTSDAWV from the coding sequence GTGTCGAGCTCCGCCAGCAAATCAGCAGCACACGCCGAACCGCGCGATGCGGCCGTGTCGATGGTGGATCGTGTCGCGCTGATCCTCAACGCCTTCGACGAGCCGGGCAAGCACCTGAGGCTGGACCAGATCGTCAGCCGCACTGAGCTCCCCCGGTCCTCGACCCATCGGATCCTCAAACAGCTGCACAGCGCCGGCCTGCTGCAACACCGACGCGACGGCTACACGCTGGCCGCGTCGCCGCTACCGGTGACCAGGATGGTCGACCATTCACAGTTGCGCGGCGTGGCCTCACCGACCCTGTCCCGCCTGCACGCCGACACCGGACTGGTGGTCCAACTCGGGGTGCTCTTCGGCGGCGACGTGATCTACCTCGACAAAGTGGCCGGGCGCAACAGCGCCGTCGTCCCCACCCGCGTCGCCGGCCAGTCGCCGGCCCATGCCAGCGCGCTCGGGAAGACCATGCTGGCCCAGCTTCCCGCTGAGGAGGTCGACGCCGTGCTGGGGCCGCGGCTGACCCGGTGCACCCGCTCCACCATCAGCGACCTTCCGACGCTGCACCGAGAACTGGCCCGGATCCGCTCCCGGCACGGGCTGGCCTACGACAACGAGGAACTGACGATCGGGCTGACCAGCGTCGCGGCCCCGCTGCGGACCGCCGACGGCGAGGTGGCGGGCCTGTCGCTGACCGGCGCGGTCCCGTTGCACCGGCTGCAGCGCACCGCCCCGTTCGTCATCCGCGCCGCCCGCCACATCTCTGCGCAACTCGGCGCCGAACGCGATGCCACGTCGGCCGCGACGCCGTCCCAGGCCACCGACAACCTGTTGTCGCGCGTGCTCCGGACCCTCACGTCCGACGCGTGGGTCTGA
- a CDS encoding hydroxylase — translation MTRDVLDGIDDNADRIRALGPVNETLGRLDDRTVEVLHETGVMHMLQPEEFGGIETHPGDFAEAVLEIARFDGSTGWVAGSVGVPPWALASADRRLRDEVWEADSDVWIASAHAPSGVLLPVDGGYRLSGEWRAVAAIDHCAWAVVGARVVGSGGTEGLGYSLVPRTDLRVVEDSWDAIGLIGTGSKSITIDDVFVPGHRLLDHNSIVDGTQAGHAGLRNPIYHIPLSTIAPLGITAAVIGMAEGALAHHTATAGPDGPVAEQAAAEIRASRLALLDTLTGSFNRVLDGPIDAGMRARARRDQIAAARRAVRALDEIVCHSSVDALRRTSPVQRLWRDAHVGLAAVVAESKAVSP, via the coding sequence ATGACCAGAGATGTCCTCGACGGCATCGACGACAATGCCGATCGGATACGGGCGCTGGGGCCGGTCAACGAGACGCTCGGTCGACTCGACGACCGCACGGTTGAGGTGCTGCACGAAACCGGGGTGATGCACATGCTGCAGCCCGAGGAGTTCGGCGGTATCGAAACCCATCCGGGGGACTTCGCCGAAGCCGTCCTCGAGATCGCCCGGTTCGACGGGTCGACGGGCTGGGTTGCCGGTTCGGTCGGCGTCCCGCCCTGGGCGCTGGCCTCGGCCGACCGCCGTCTGCGGGACGAGGTGTGGGAGGCGGATTCCGACGTATGGATCGCCTCGGCGCACGCTCCGTCCGGTGTGCTCCTGCCCGTCGACGGCGGCTACCGGCTCTCCGGTGAATGGCGGGCGGTCGCGGCCATCGACCACTGCGCATGGGCCGTCGTCGGTGCCCGGGTGGTCGGGTCCGGGGGCACCGAGGGCCTGGGGTATTCGCTTGTGCCGCGGACAGATCTGCGCGTCGTCGAGGACTCTTGGGACGCGATCGGATTGATCGGCACCGGCAGCAAGAGCATCACCATCGACGACGTGTTCGTCCCGGGGCACCGGTTGCTCGATCACAACAGCATCGTCGACGGCACGCAGGCCGGCCATGCCGGACTGCGCAACCCGATCTACCACATTCCGCTCAGCACGATCGCCCCGCTCGGCATCACGGCCGCGGTGATCGGTATGGCCGAGGGCGCACTGGCCCATCACACGGCGACGGCCGGTCCCGACGGTCCGGTCGCCGAGCAGGCAGCCGCCGAGATCCGGGCCTCGCGGCTGGCGCTGCTCGATACGCTGACGGGTTCCTTCAACCGGGTCCTGGACGGACCGATCGATGCGGGCATGCGGGCCCGGGCGCGCCGCGACCAGATCGCCGCGGCCCGCCGGGCGGTGCGGGCGCTCGACGAGATCGTCTGCCATTCAAGCGTTGACGCGCTTCGCCGGACCAGCCCGGTGCAGCGGCTGTGGCGGGATGCCCACGTCGGCTTGGCGGCCGTGGTCGCCGAGTCGAAGGCGGTGTCCCCGTAG
- a CDS encoding SDR family NAD(P)-dependent oxidoreductase translates to MKRLEGRRILVTRAGSGIGAATARRLLDEGAAVVGADISTGGLETTRQAAQQAGTADRFTAQPMDIGDEASVIDGVRTAVAALGGLDAVVNAAGMLRAVHTHQMSLQEWNQIIGVNLTGTFLVIRETLPALLEKPQSVIVNFSSTSAAFAHPYMAAYAASKGGIQSMTHALALEYGKQGLRAVCVAPGSIKSGITDATPGLLPADVDWSLFSKLAPIVATDQSNGAAGMADPSTVAGVIAMLVSDDGAFISGTEIRIDGGTHA, encoded by the coding sequence GTGAAGCGACTTGAGGGCCGCCGGATCCTGGTGACCCGCGCCGGTTCCGGCATCGGGGCGGCCACCGCGCGCAGACTGCTCGACGAGGGCGCCGCGGTGGTGGGCGCCGACATCTCCACCGGAGGCCTTGAGACCACCCGGCAGGCCGCGCAACAGGCCGGCACCGCCGATCGGTTCACCGCCCAGCCGATGGACATCGGCGACGAGGCCTCGGTCATCGACGGCGTGCGCACCGCCGTCGCGGCGCTGGGCGGTCTCGATGCGGTGGTGAACGCCGCGGGAATGCTCCGCGCCGTGCACACCCACCAGATGAGCCTGCAGGAGTGGAACCAGATCATCGGCGTCAACCTCACCGGAACCTTCCTGGTGATCCGCGAGACGCTGCCGGCGCTGCTGGAGAAACCACAGAGCGTGATCGTGAACTTCAGTTCCACCTCGGCTGCGTTCGCCCACCCGTACATGGCGGCCTACGCGGCCAGCAAGGGCGGCATCCAGTCGATGACCCACGCCCTGGCCCTCGAGTACGGCAAGCAGGGACTGCGGGCGGTGTGCGTGGCGCCAGGCAGCATCAAGTCCGGGATCACCGACGCCACACCGGGACTCCTGCCCGCCGATGTCGACTGGTCGTTGTTCTCCAAGCTGGCGCCGATCGTCGCGACCGACCAGAGCAACGGCGCCGCCGGGATGGCCGACCCCTCCACCGTCGCCGGGGTGATCGCGATGCTGGTGTCGGACGACGGCGCCTTCATCAGCGGCACCGAGATCCGCATCGATGGCGGAACCCACGCCTAG
- a CDS encoding SDR family oxidoreductase — protein sequence MQADSNSLSDVVAIVTGGARGLGGSFAQHIVARGGKVVIGDVLDDDGAELATKLGDNARYVHLDVTDATQWKSAVELTQSEFGTLNGLVNNAGISTGQFIEHEPLDHFRTVLEVNLVGVFNGLQAVIAPMRAAGGGSIVNISSAAGLMGLALTAGYGASKWGVRGLSKIAAVELAPDRIRVNSVHPGMTYTPMTAQIGIQQGEGNYPNTPMGRVGEADEISGAVGYLLSTASTYVTGAEIAVDGGWTAGPTVKYVMGQ from the coding sequence ATGCAGGCAGATTCGAATTCCCTGTCCGATGTGGTGGCGATCGTCACCGGCGGTGCACGGGGCCTCGGCGGATCCTTTGCGCAGCACATCGTCGCGCGCGGCGGCAAGGTCGTCATCGGTGACGTGCTGGACGACGACGGAGCCGAGCTGGCAACGAAGCTGGGTGACAATGCCCGGTACGTCCACCTCGACGTGACCGATGCGACGCAGTGGAAATCCGCGGTCGAGCTGACCCAGTCCGAGTTCGGCACCCTCAACGGTCTGGTGAACAACGCCGGCATCTCGACCGGTCAGTTCATCGAACACGAGCCACTGGACCACTTCCGCACCGTGCTCGAGGTGAACCTGGTCGGAGTCTTCAACGGCTTGCAGGCGGTCATCGCACCGATGCGGGCCGCGGGCGGTGGTTCGATCGTCAACATCTCCTCTGCCGCCGGCCTGATGGGGCTGGCGCTGACCGCCGGCTACGGCGCGTCCAAGTGGGGTGTGCGCGGGCTGAGCAAGATCGCCGCGGTGGAGTTGGCTCCCGACCGCATCCGGGTGAACTCCGTGCATCCCGGGATGACCTACACGCCGATGACGGCACAGATCGGCATTCAACAGGGTGAGGGCAACTACCCCAACACCCCGATGGGCCGCGTCGGTGAGGCCGACGAGATCTCCGGCGCGGTCGGCTATCTGCTGTCGACCGCCTCGACCTACGTCACCGGCGCCGAGATCGCCGTCGACGGCGGCTGGACGGCCGGACCGACGGTGAAATACGTGATGGGGCAATGA
- a CDS encoding NAD(P)/FAD-dependent oxidoreductase, with the protein MTAQPAPSGTAEKTSATVDVVVVGAGFAGLYALHRLRKQGLSVRVFEAADGVGGVWYWNRYPGARCDVESVDYSYSFDEDLQQEWNWTEKYATQPEILAYLNHVADRFDLRRDISFETRVTDMVLDEKTLRWQVRTDRGDAVSARFCILAVGPLSNANIPDIEGLDSFAGEIYHTAHWPHEGVDFTGKRVGVIGTGSSGIQAIPYIAREAAQLYVFQRTPNYSVPAGNVPLDDETRAAQKAGYAERRRLSMLSGGGSPHQPHPKSALEVSSEELQQTYERRWELGGVLFSKAFPDQLLTLEANDTARLFWEQKVRAVIDDPAVADVLIPKDHPIGAKRICTDDNYFQTFNRDNVSLVNLRATPIERIDATGIDTTDAHYDVDALVLATGFDAMTGSVQKLNVVGRDGRTLNEAWAEGPVTYLGLGVPGFPNLFNIAGPGAPSVLANMVLHSELHLNWVADAIEYLDAQSAPAIEARADAAAEWVAECTRRAAGTLMPQANSWYLGANIPGKPRVFMPFVGGFGVYGEIIADVAAAGYKGFDIHQDLTA; encoded by the coding sequence GTGACAGCGCAGCCAGCTCCGTCGGGTACCGCCGAAAAAACCTCAGCAACGGTGGATGTCGTCGTGGTGGGAGCCGGTTTCGCCGGGCTGTATGCGCTGCACCGCCTTCGCAAGCAGGGCCTGTCGGTGCGGGTCTTCGAGGCCGCCGACGGCGTGGGCGGAGTCTGGTACTGGAACCGCTACCCGGGCGCCCGCTGCGACGTCGAGAGCGTCGACTACTCCTACTCGTTCGACGAGGACCTTCAGCAGGAGTGGAACTGGACCGAGAAGTACGCCACCCAGCCCGAGATCCTGGCCTACCTCAATCACGTGGCGGACCGGTTCGACCTGCGTCGCGACATCTCGTTCGAGACCCGGGTGACCGACATGGTGCTCGACGAGAAGACGCTGCGCTGGCAGGTCCGCACCGACCGGGGCGACGCGGTGTCGGCCCGCTTCTGCATCCTGGCCGTCGGACCGCTGTCCAACGCGAACATCCCGGACATCGAGGGACTCGACTCCTTCGCCGGCGAGATCTACCACACCGCGCACTGGCCGCACGAGGGCGTTGATTTCACCGGTAAGCGGGTCGGGGTGATCGGCACCGGATCCTCTGGCATTCAGGCGATTCCGTACATCGCCAGGGAAGCCGCGCAGCTGTACGTCTTCCAGCGCACACCGAACTACAGCGTGCCGGCCGGTAACGTGCCGCTCGACGATGAGACCCGGGCCGCGCAGAAGGCCGGCTACGCCGAGCGGCGCAGGCTCTCGATGCTGAGCGGTGGCGGATCGCCGCACCAGCCGCATCCCAAATCCGCGCTGGAGGTCTCCTCGGAGGAACTGCAGCAGACTTACGAGCGGCGCTGGGAACTGGGCGGGGTGCTGTTCTCCAAGGCCTTCCCGGACCAGCTGCTCACACTCGAGGCCAACGACACGGCGAGGCTGTTCTGGGAACAGAAGGTGCGGGCCGTGATCGACGATCCGGCCGTGGCTGATGTGCTGATCCCGAAGGATCATCCGATCGGCGCCAAGCGAATCTGCACCGACGACAACTACTTCCAGACCTTCAACCGCGACAACGTGTCACTGGTCAACCTACGGGCGACGCCGATCGAGCGGATCGACGCCACCGGAATCGACACCACCGACGCACATTACGACGTGGACGCGTTGGTGCTGGCCACCGGATTCGACGCGATGACGGGATCGGTCCAGAAGCTCAACGTGGTCGGCCGCGACGGCCGCACCCTCAACGAGGCATGGGCCGAGGGGCCCGTCACCTACCTCGGGCTCGGTGTCCCGGGCTTCCCGAACCTGTTCAACATCGCCGGTCCGGGCGCGCCCTCGGTGCTGGCCAACATGGTGCTGCATTCGGAGCTGCACCTGAACTGGGTGGCCGACGCGATCGAATACCTTGACGCCCAGAGCGCACCGGCGATCGAGGCGCGTGCGGACGCCGCCGCCGAGTGGGTGGCCGAATGCACCCGCCGCGCTGCCGGGACACTGATGCCGCAGGCGAATTCGTGGTACCTCGGGGCGAACATCCCGGGCAAGCCGCGGGTGTTCATGCCGTTCGTCGGCGGCTTCGGCGTGTACGGCGAGATCATCGCCGATGTCGCGGCGGCCGGATACAAGGGCTTCGACATCCACCAGGATCTGACCGCATAG
- a CDS encoding alpha/beta hydrolase: protein MTADPAGPEDNDWHLDPEIAALLPVLNTGFPAVETMTGAEARAAVRARYRPPEQPQPIGAVENRVIPGGIPVRIYWPATDSARPDPARALPIIVFAHGGGFVFCDLDTHDDLCRSLSNGVGAVVISVDYRLAPESRWPTAAEDTYAALCWASASAGDLGGDASRLVVAGDSAGGNLAAVTSLLARDRSGPVIAGQVLLYPVIAADFDTQSYREFATGYYNTRAAMAWYWDQYVPDIADRNHPHAAPGHAALAGLPPAVVLTAGFDPLRSEGDSYAEALAAEGVPVVHRCHHGAIHGFLTMPVLPLAGEATRQVCADIRALLAPHA, encoded by the coding sequence ATGACCGCCGATCCTGCCGGGCCAGAAGACAACGATTGGCATCTCGACCCTGAAATCGCAGCCCTGCTACCTGTACTGAACACCGGATTCCCCGCCGTCGAGACGATGACCGGGGCCGAGGCGAGGGCCGCCGTGCGGGCACGGTACCGGCCACCGGAGCAGCCACAACCGATCGGGGCAGTCGAGAATCGGGTGATTCCCGGAGGCATACCGGTGCGGATCTACTGGCCGGCAACGGATTCAGCCCGTCCGGACCCTGCGCGAGCGCTGCCGATCATCGTGTTCGCGCACGGCGGCGGGTTCGTCTTCTGCGATCTGGACACCCACGACGATCTGTGCCGGTCACTGAGCAACGGGGTCGGCGCGGTGGTGATCTCGGTCGACTACCGGCTGGCACCGGAGTCCCGGTGGCCCACGGCAGCCGAGGACACCTACGCCGCGCTGTGCTGGGCCTCGGCGTCCGCCGGCGATCTCGGCGGCGATGCGTCCCGGCTCGTCGTGGCGGGTGACAGCGCCGGCGGCAATCTCGCGGCGGTGACGTCCCTGCTCGCCCGCGACCGCTCGGGGCCGGTGATCGCCGGTCAGGTGCTGTTGTATCCGGTTATCGCAGCAGATTTCGACACCCAGTCGTACCGCGAGTTCGCGACCGGGTACTACAACACCCGCGCCGCCATGGCCTGGTACTGGGATCAGTACGTCCCCGACATCGCCGACCGCAACCATCCGCACGCCGCACCGGGCCACGCCGCGCTGGCTGGGCTGCCACCCGCGGTTGTGCTGACCGCGGGGTTCGACCCACTGCGATCCGAGGGTGACTCGTACGCCGAAGCACTTGCCGCCGAAGGAGTTCCGGTGGTTCACCGGTGCCATCACGGTGCGATCCACGGTTTCTTGACGATGCCCGTGCTGCCCCTGGCGGGTGAGGCCACGCGGCAGGTGTGTGCCGATATCCGCGCGCTGCTGGCCCCGCACGCCTGA